DNA from Rhinolophus sinicus isolate RSC01 linkage group LG16, ASM3656204v1, whole genome shotgun sequence:
GCTCTCACAGAAGCACAAGCACAACAAGGCCTGCTGCCCGCTGGAGGGAGTCAAGCCGTCACCCCAGCAGGTCAGGCCCACAAACCTTCACCCCATGCTCTTGAAGAAGCTATCTTAGCTCATCTCTCCCATTCCTCCTGCTTTCCACTTATTCCTCATACTTGTCACATGACTGCTGGTTGTTGTCAGCCTTGTCCCCTGGACTGCCCGGCCCTGTGGGgagctgggacctctcactcgtTGCCATCTCTCACTTCCTGCCATTTTCCCTCCATGTACAAGTGGGAATGCCAGGGTAAGGTCAGGAATGTCTCTGTGCTTCCCTCCACCTGTCCTGCAGACCGAGTATCGTAACAAGTGTGAGTTTCTCGTTGGCGTCGGGGTGGATGGGGAGGACAACACGGTCGGCTGCCGGCTAGGCAAGTACAAGGGCGGGACTTGTGCTGTGGCGGCCCCCTTTGACACCGTGCACATCCCCAAGGCCACCAAGCAGGTGGTGAAGGCCTTCCAGGATTTCATCCGGTGAGGACTtgtggctgggctgggggctccGGGATGTCTGCCGGCGGTCTGGGAGCAGAGGGCCGGGTCCTGCCTGGTGGGTGTGGCCGGAGGAGAGAAAGGTAGACTGTTCTCCCAATTCTGGTCAGCATGGGCGGCAGATCTCATGGACTCATGGCCGCTCATGGCTCCCACAGGTCCACTCCATACTCGGCGTACAACCCAGAGACATACTCAGGCCATTGGAAGCAGCTGACCGTGCGCACCAGCCGCCGAGGCCAAGCCATGGCCATCGCCTACTTCCACCCTCAGGTCTCAGGCAGGGTAGCCCTGCTGCGGGAGGGTGTCCCGGCTTGAGTGGGCTGCATGCGACACAGTCTCACAGGACCTTCTCTACTTTCTACTCCAGAAACTGAGCCCTGAGGAGCTGGCAGGACTGAAGGCCTCCCTGGCACAGCACTTCACAGCAGGGCCGGGCAAGGCCAGCGGGGTGACCTGCCTGTACTTTGTGGAGGAGGGACAGCGGTGAGGAGCCTGGGTAGGTGGTGGGCTGGTTTCCTGCCAGAGCTGGTGACACTGACCAACTGGCCCTACCACCCATAGGAAGACTCCCAGCCAAGAGGGCCTGCCCCTGGAGCACGTGGCTGGGGACCGGTGCATCCATGAGGACTTGCTGGGCTTGACCTTCCAGATCTCTCCTCACGCCTTCTTTCAGGTAGTCCAGAGTCCCTGTATCTTCATAATGAAGACACAAAAGGACTCTTGATGTGACGTCAAGATGTAATAAAGGCAGTGGGCTAGGGTGGTGACAAGTTGTTCACCTGCAGAGGTCTAGGGGAGAGCATCAAGGGCTGTGAGGCAGGAATGAAGTCTTTTGTACTAACTAGGCCCTCGTGACGAGCGTGCTAGAGGGCCCTATATGGGGTGTAGGAGTTGGCGATGCCAGGGCTCTCTTGTGAACTGATGGCGTCATCCATGCCTGATGCTGCTATGGGTGGCCCCACACATCTGGCACTCAGAGTTCATAAGTTGGGGGGAAAAGGGGTCAGCATCAAGTTGCTTTTTAAAGGCAGGGCCCTGGGTGAGGTTATCCAGCATCTCGTGTATGGAGGGGCAGTTGGAGGATTAGCCCCGAGGCACTTAGGCAGTtagaggtggggaaggggtgggagcaGGAGACCTAGAAAAGGGGGAGTAAACCAGGGACTGGGCCACAGGTCTCCTAGCAGGGGCGGCTGACCTGGGAAGCAGGACTGCTCTGACATTCTGAGTGGTACTGGCCCACCCTCCAGGTAAACAGCCCGGCCGCGGAGGTGCTCTACACAGTTATCCAGGACTGGGCCCAGCTGGACTCTGGGAGCACGGTGCTGGATGTGTGCTGTGGCACTGGCACCATTGGCCTGGCCCTAGCCCGGGTAAGCCCTCCTGCCCCAAGCTGAGGACACCCTCTGCCTACCCCACCCACGTGCTATCACCACTTCGTGACCCCCACTGACCCCCATCTGAAAGACTGAGAGGTTAACCCCCAGCCTGTCCCAGAGCCTCTTCTCCGCCCCATAGTGCCTCCTGCTACTCCCCTCCCCAAGAAGCCcccagggtggggcagggcacCATCAGTCTGTGCCCTTTCCTCActtcagaaagtgaaaaaagtcaTCGGGATTGAGCTGTGCCAGGAGGCTGTGGAGGATGCCCATGTGAATGCCCGCAACAATGGTGAGAGCCAGTGCACCACAGTGGGCAGTCACCTCAGCACAGCACCTAAATCTTACTTCATGGCTTCTAGGGTcggggtgaggggagggcagtgtgcaGAGCACAGCAGGGTTCCTACTGTGTCCATGTGTGCCCGTGTGACGCCTGGGCTGCCTGACAGAAGCACAAACAGGCTCCTTGGCTAGAGGTTTTCTTAAGGTACCTCAAGTCAGGGGTTTCAGGACCGAGGGTGGGTGCGCGGGGTGGTGTCCTGGGTCCCAGCAGGGCTGCTGTGCTGTCCACAGAGTTGAGCAACGTTGAGTTCCACTGCGGGAGGGCCGAAGACCTGGTGCCCACCGTGGTGAGCAGACTGGCTTCTCAGCAGCTCGTTGCTATCCTGGACCCGCCTCGTGCTGGCCTGCGTGAGTGGCATCCATTTGGGGATGACAGGGAAGAGGGTAGTGACACTGGCTGGCACACCAGGCTGTACAGCCTCAGGCCTGATGCCCATGCTCACtagccacccccccccccattcctcCTTGAGGTGGGGACGTTTCCCTGAGGGAGTCTTATCTCCTCAGATTCCAAAGTGATCCTGGCCATCCGCAGAGCTGAGAACCTCAAGCGGCTCTTGTATGTCTCCTGCAACCCCCGGGCAGCCATGGGCAACTTTGTGGAGTGAGTGTGAGGTGGGGGCCCGGGGTGGTTGGGGCCAGCACCCAATGCCCTTCCCCCCACAGGAGCCCCAGCCACTGGCTGACCTTGACTGCTCCCTTCCCACCACAGCCTCTGCCGGGGCCCGTCTAACCGGGTGAAGGGCACCCCCTTCCGGCCAATCAAGGCTGTAGCCGTGGACCTGTTCCCGCAGACCCCCCACTGTGAGATGCTCATCTTGTTCGAGAGGGTAGAGCACCCCAATGGCACAGGGACCCTGGAGCCATAGGaccctccagcccagccctcaCCAAGGCCCTCAGATGACAACCAGCAGGAAACGGGGACTCCCCCTCTTCTTAGGTCCCTGGAACAATAGAAACCAGCCCTCCCAGAACAGGGCAGAGTGCATCACGATCAGAAACTAAGGAGCTCCTCAAGTCCTTGCCTCACTGCAAGTGCTGAGAGGCAGGAACCAGCAGGACACGAGACCCAACTATCCCACCCAGGGCCAGCTGGTCCCTGTGGGCCATGGGCTCCAGCAACCTCTCCCTCacaccccccccccattcttTTTGTAAGAGctgggcctgggggggggggcgggggacagaATAAACAACTGCTAAACTACCAATGTTTCTGTGATGAGAACCCAGAGCTTTGGCACACAGGGGCTACTCTGCCTGCCACTACAGGTGCAAATGGACAGAGCTAAGAGGGGACCCTGGACAGCCCACGGGGGTTAGTCTGAGCCTCAGCCTTGGTTCCTGCTAGCACCCTGCCAGCCCTGGAGACAGTCAAGAATCAACTCAGCTAGGCCTGGGTGTTGGGCACTTCTTCCAGCATCTGTGTGGCAGAAGTCACAGCAGAGCTTGCTGTTTGATGACAAGTCTGGTTTTATGCTTAAACCCGGGGAAAAAGATTCAGTTCTCATGGCCAAGGGCCAAGTGTAAATGTGTAGTAGAGAGTACAGGGCAAGGGGCTGGCCCTGCCTACCTAGTCCCCAATTTTCCTGCACCAACTGAAGGGAGGACCCGCAACGTCATTGCATCCCTAACTGGCCAAGCCCTGAAGGGAGGCCACTTCCACAGTGACCAAAGAAGGGGCCAGATTGGGATGCTGCTCAGCTGCTTTAAGAGCAGCTGTGTCCAGGCAAATGCCCAGCCCATCGGGGACTGCTCCAGAAGTTGTGGCCAGTTGAGGGTTTCCAAGGGCTTCAGCCTCCCAtggtttaaagaaagaaacatcagTCAGAATCTTTTGGACAGTTTTGCTTTATGCGTCCAGACAATCAAGGCTCACTGTTACAGCCATGGCCCAGCTGTCACCTGGGAGGTACATGATGCACAGAGGTGGCATCAGCACaggctctccctgccctccacccccgcAGCACAGCTATGTGCACACAACACTCACACCCATACACAGGACAGAGGAAGGACATGGGGAGGCTGCAGCGTCTCACCCACTTCTACTAGTACGTGTGCACAAAGCTTTGGTTCACAATGGCGCATCTGGCTGTTCTAAGGGCAAACAGTCACGGTCAAATGATTATTCACAGCTGCAGAGGAGGCAAGACAGAAGCAAGTGTCTAATTACAGCAACTTGATTTGAGAATTTTGTTATAAAGGTCAACACAGAAGCCAACCTTGGTCACATATGTGGTGAGGGAGGGATACACTGTAGGTGGCCTACAAGGCTGACACTCTTCCTGGAAACGCCATCAATACCATCCACAGGGGGTATGGTGGAAGATGGGCACACCCGAAGAAGAATGTGACTACAACCCAACACTGGGCTCTTGCATCTGGCAGTGTGCCAAGAACATGATACTCTGAACAGGAGCTGGGAAAGGAGCCAATGGCTGACCACCACTACCCTGCATGTGAGGATAACCCAGGACCCCAAGCATACCCACATTCCATGGGACTCAGGGCAGGGTCACATCTATCCCTGCACCTGTCCACAGGGGCCACCTGGAAAACAAGCTACTGGTCAGAGAAGCAAACTGGTCACC
Protein-coding regions in this window:
- the TRMT2A gene encoding tRNA (uracil-5-)-methyltransferase homolog A isoform X2 is translated as MNDKLDNEGPGPMEGCDQDSSSALGSPAAPAPQKEKEEEGAEAAAESGPQPGLYSYIRDDLFTSEIFKLELRNVPRHTSFSDVRHFLGRFGLQPHKTKLFGQRPCAFVTFRSAAERDKALRVLHGALWKGHRLSVRLARPKADPMARKRQREDEGEPPATCVADVVTPLWTVPYTEQLERKRLECEQVLQKLAKEIGSTNRALVPWLLSQKHKHNKACCPLEGVKPSPQQTEYRNKCEFLVGVGVDGEDNTVGCRLGKYKGGTCAVAAPFDTVHIPKATKQVVKAFQDFIRSTPYSAYNPETYSGHWKQLTVRTSRRGQAMAIAYFHPQKLSPEELAGLKASLAQHFTAGPGKASGVTCLYFVEEGQRKTPSQEGLPLEHVAGDRCIHEDLLGLTFQISPHAFFQVNSPAAEVLYTVIQDWAQLDSGSTVLDVCCGTGTIGLALARKVKKVIGIELCQEAVEDAHVNARNNELSNVEFHCGRAEDLVPTVVSRLASQQLVAILDPPRAGLHSKVILAIRRAENLKRLLYVSCNPRAAMGNFVDLCRGPSNRVKGTPFRPIKAVAVDLFPQTPHCEMLILFERVEHPNGTGTLEP
- the TRMT2A gene encoding tRNA (uracil-5-)-methyltransferase homolog A isoform X4 codes for the protein MADCVGGDGGGGEGPGPMEGCDQDSSSALGSPAAPAPQKEKEEEGAEAAAESGPQPGLYSYIRDDLFTSEIFKLELRNVPRHTSFSDVRHFLGRFGLQPHKTKLFGQRPCAFVTFRSAAERDKALRVLHGALWKGHRLSVRLARPKADPMARKRQREDEGEPPATCVADVVTPLWTVPYTEQLERKRLECEQVLQKLAKEIGSTNRALVPWLLSQKHKHNKACCPLEGVKPSPQQTEYRNKCEFLVGVGVDGEDNTVGCRLGKYKGGTCAVAAPFDTVHIPKATKQVVKAFQDFIRSTPYSAYNPETYSGHWKQLTVRTSRRGQAMAIAYFHPQKLSPEELAGLKASLAQHFTAGPGKASGVTCLYFVEEGQRKTPSQEGLPLEHVAGDRCIHEDLLGLTFQISPHAFFQVNSPAAEVLYTVIQDWAQLDSGSTVLDVCCGTGTIGLALARKVKKVIGIELCQEAVEDAHVNARNNELSNVEFHCGRAEDLVPTVVSRLASQQLVAILDPPRAGLHSKVILAIRRAENLKRLLYVSCNPRAAMGNFVEPPTVRCSSCSRG
- the TRMT2A gene encoding tRNA (uracil-5-)-methyltransferase homolog A isoform X5 translates to MADCVGGDGGGGEGPGPMEGCDQDSSSALGSPAAPAPQKEKEEEGAEAAAESGPQPGLYSYIRDDLFTSEIFKLELRNVPRHTSFSDVRHFLGRFGLQPHKTKLFGQRPCAFVTFRSAAERDKALRVLHGALWKGHRLSVRLARPKADPMARKRQREDEGEPPATCVADVVTPLWTVPYTEQLERKRLECEQVLQKLAKEIGSTNRALVPWLLSQKHKHNKACCPLEGVKPSPQQTEYRNKCEFLVGVGVDGEDNTVGCRLGKYKGGTCAVAAPFDTVHIPKATKQVVKAFQDFIRSTPYSAYNPETYSGHWKQLTVRTSRRGQAMAIAYFHPQKLSPEELAGLKASLAQHFTAGPGKASGVTCLYFVEEGQRKTPSQEGLPLEHVAGDRCIHEDLLGLTFQISPHAFFQVNSPAAEVLYTVIQDWAQLDSGSTVLDVCCGTGTIGLALARKVKKVIGIELCQEAVEDAHVNARNNELSNVEFHCGRAEDLVPTVVSRLASQQLVAILDPPRAGLHSKVILAIRRAENLKRLLYVSCNPRAAMGNFVE
- the TRMT2A gene encoding tRNA (uracil-5-)-methyltransferase homolog A isoform X3; the encoded protein is MEGCDQDSSSALGSPAAPAPQKEKEEEGAEAAAESGPQPGLYSYIRDDLFTSEIFKLELRNVPRHTSFSDVRHFLGRFGLQPHKTKLFGQRPCAFVTFRSAAERDKALRVLHGALWKGHRLSVRLARPKADPMARKRQREDEGEPPATCVADVVTPLWTVPYTEQLERKRLECEQVLQKLAKEIGSTNRALVPWLLSQKHKHNKACCPLEGVKPSPQQTEYRNKCEFLVGVGVDGEDNTVGCRLGKYKGGTCAVAAPFDTVHIPKATKQVVKAFQDFIRSTPYSAYNPETYSGHWKQLTVRTSRRGQAMAIAYFHPQKLSPEELAGLKASLAQHFTAGPGKASGVTCLYFVEEGQRKTPSQEGLPLEHVAGDRCIHEDLLGLTFQISPHAFFQVNSPAAEVLYTVIQDWAQLDSGSTVLDVCCGTGTIGLALARKVKKVIGIELCQEAVEDAHVNARNNELSNVEFHCGRAEDLVPTVVSRLASQQLVAILDPPRAGLHSKVILAIRRAENLKRLLYVSCNPRAAMGNFVDLCRGPSNRVKGTPFRPIKAVAVDLFPQTPHCEMLILFERVEHPNGTGTLEP
- the TRMT2A gene encoding tRNA (uracil-5-)-methyltransferase homolog A isoform X1 — its product is MADCVGGDGGGGEGPGPMEGCDQDSSSALGSPAAPAPQKEKEEEGAEAAAESGPQPGLYSYIRDDLFTSEIFKLELRNVPRHTSFSDVRHFLGRFGLQPHKTKLFGQRPCAFVTFRSAAERDKALRVLHGALWKGHRLSVRLARPKADPMARKRQREDEGEPPATCVADVVTPLWTVPYTEQLERKRLECEQVLQKLAKEIGSTNRALVPWLLSQKHKHNKACCPLEGVKPSPQQTEYRNKCEFLVGVGVDGEDNTVGCRLGKYKGGTCAVAAPFDTVHIPKATKQVVKAFQDFIRSTPYSAYNPETYSGHWKQLTVRTSRRGQAMAIAYFHPQKLSPEELAGLKASLAQHFTAGPGKASGVTCLYFVEEGQRKTPSQEGLPLEHVAGDRCIHEDLLGLTFQISPHAFFQVNSPAAEVLYTVIQDWAQLDSGSTVLDVCCGTGTIGLALARKVKKVIGIELCQEAVEDAHVNARNNELSNVEFHCGRAEDLVPTVVSRLASQQLVAILDPPRAGLHSKVILAIRRAENLKRLLYVSCNPRAAMGNFVDLCRGPSNRVKGTPFRPIKAVAVDLFPQTPHCEMLILFERVEHPNGTGTLEP